The Nitrospinota bacterium genomic sequence AATATATTATATCAGCAATTGCTGAAATAGCTTATTTAGGTGAAACATTATGCAAGTATTTGAAATTGTTGAAAAATTACAAAAGGCTGCTAAGGACTTATTAGAAACAACTGGCTTTGTAAAAGTAATTAAGATAAGATCAGAATTTGAAAATCTTAAAAAGTCGAGATTTAGGCCAGACTTAGCTCTCATGGTACAAGTCAGAGAGCAAAATAAATATGTTCTTATCTTCGAGATCAAGTCCTTGGGACAGCCTCGCTATGTCAGAATGGCAGCAAATCAACTTCAGTCCTTTATTAGAAAAAAACAAGATTTTTACGGTGTATTTGGAGCCCCTTTTGTATCAGAGGAATCGAGACAAATTTGTAAGGAGGAAGGAATTGGATTTATTGATCTGGCTGGTAACTGTTTTTTCAAATTTGATAATGTTTATTTGAGCGCTGAGGGACGTCCAAATCCCTATCCTGGTACAAGACCATTAAAGTCTATCTTTTCTTCTAAATCAACTCGTGCCCTGAGAGTTTTGCTAAATAGTCCAAAGAAGAACTGGCTCCTGAAGGATCTGGCAAAAGTGTCCAAAATTAGTATTGGACAAGCATCAAATATAAAAAAACGACTTTCAGAATATGAAATGATAAAAGAAAAGGGTGTTGGGAAAAGAACGGAATTCTGGCTGTCAAATCCGCAAACTTTACTTAGTAAGTGGGAAAACTACTACAGTTATCGTTCCAATAAAATAAAAGATTATTATTCACTCGAAGATGTAAAAGTTATAGAAGATAAATTAGCTGATTATTTTAAAGCAAATAACATTCCCTATGCATTTACTTTGACTTCTGGTGCATCTAGAATAGCTCCATCCTTAAGATACAATAGAGTTTTCTGTTATGTTGATGGTCCTATTGAATCAATAGCCGAAGACTTAAAACTGAAAGAAGTAATTTCAGGGCCCAACGTATCTTTATTGTTTCCTTATGATGATGGTGTCTTCTATGGTTCGCAAGAATTTCAGAATCAAAAAGTTGTTTCTGATGTCCAACTTTATTTAGACCTAAAAAATTATAAGGAGAGGGGAGAAGAAGCAGCAAATTTTATTTTAAATGAAAGACTAAAAAAACAATGGTCACAAGATTAGCCCTTTTGACCTGAAACACACTGCTTCTTTTTCCGCTTGCTCGCTTGAAAAACCCCTAAAAAGCAGAAGGGGATTTTAAATAATGCAAAAATCTATTGACTAAACCCTACCCTTTTGATAGAAAATAAGAGATTTATTAATAAAAAAATCTCATATCAAATTCTTATGAAGTAATCTTCTAAATTCTCTGGAGTTTATTTTTAATGTGGCTCACAACAAGAGGAAGATATGCCGCCAGGGCGATGATAGATTTAGCCTGTCATTCAAAGGGCAGGCCTGTTTCATTGCAGCCCATATCAGAAAGACAGAACATATCTTTATATTATCTGGGACAGCTCTTTATGAATTTAAGAAAGGCTGGCTTGGTAAAGGGCATGAGGGGGC encodes the following:
- a CDS encoding type IV toxin-antitoxin system AbiEi family antitoxin; protein product: MQVFEIVEKLQKAAKDLLETTGFVKVIKIRSEFENLKKSRFRPDLALMVQVREQNKYVLIFEIKSLGQPRYVRMAANQLQSFIRKKQDFYGVFGAPFVSEESRQICKEEGIGFIDLAGNCFFKFDNVYLSAEGRPNPYPGTRPLKSIFSSKSTRALRVLLNSPKKNWLLKDLAKVSKISIGQASNIKKRLSEYEMIKEKGVGKRTEFWLSNPQTLLSKWENYYSYRSNKIKDYYSLEDVKVIEDKLADYFKANNIPYAFTLTSGASRIAPSLRYNRVFCYVDGPIESIAEDLKLKEVISGPNVSLLFPYDDGVFYGSQEFQNQKVVSDVQLYLDLKNYKERGEEAANFILNERLKKQWSQD